The following proteins are encoded in a genomic region of Leptolyngbya ohadii IS1:
- a CDS encoding chloride channel protein, with protein MVNNKQYPLLTRVSTWTVGGLLGGLVGSLTAVTLTQAIKQILDFVSGLGSLWFLLLPLLGIALAVLVLFGLGKGVPVQTLVPQDATVDQHLKQTWYSFPHDVARADLTGDVVNTAGAEERFPWERTPLRALAILSTVGLGAPMGTESPAAHIGVATGVWLTSMNSGLRRFVRPAAIGGGAAGVSALMGIPLVGSFFMFELSQRRQIPLTPERAAAMVAGGVVGWGVNFIFKLNLIRLVVPRVPPADLGDAVAAALFVGAIAGVITSLSSEAIYWARGLQIRPVTRLLFGSLAMLVLAIVISQVASPAAALGPGGGAIVWAESVETTPYHLLAVSLLRAALTTAAVVAGGCGGVFVPFLAIGDLAGRVFAAAFGVPSDLAGAAGSAAGIAGGYRLPLTAMAMGLGVGGPATATLTCLATVGVASLSGLITAQGVNKLSSILRSYHILR; from the coding sequence ATGGTAAACAACAAACAGTACCCTCTGTTGACTAGAGTCAGCACGTGGACAGTCGGGGGGCTGCTCGGAGGGTTGGTTGGCTCTCTGACTGCGGTGACGCTGACTCAGGCGATTAAGCAAATCCTGGATTTCGTCTCTGGACTGGGTTCTCTCTGGTTCCTGCTGCTGCCCCTGCTCGGCATCGCATTAGCGGTGCTGGTACTGTTTGGATTGGGTAAGGGTGTGCCGGTACAAACCTTAGTTCCCCAGGATGCCACTGTTGATCAGCATCTGAAGCAGACCTGGTACTCTTTCCCTCATGACGTTGCGCGAGCCGATTTGACAGGTGATGTGGTGAACACTGCCGGAGCAGAAGAGCGATTCCCCTGGGAGCGAACACCGTTACGTGCCCTGGCGATCCTGTCTACGGTTGGGTTGGGCGCACCGATGGGAACTGAGTCCCCGGCGGCTCATATCGGCGTTGCAACTGGAGTCTGGCTAACTAGCATGAATTCAGGGCTACGACGATTCGTGCGTCCTGCTGCGATCGGGGGAGGTGCCGCAGGGGTGTCCGCCTTGATGGGGATTCCGCTGGTGGGTAGCTTTTTCATGTTTGAGTTAAGCCAGCGCAGACAAATTCCCCTGACACCGGAACGGGCAGCAGCGATGGTAGCTGGGGGAGTCGTGGGTTGGGGAGTCAACTTCATCTTCAAGCTCAATCTGATCCGGCTGGTTGTGCCCAGGGTTCCCCCGGCTGACCTGGGGGATGCGGTAGCGGCGGCACTGTTCGTTGGAGCTATTGCGGGAGTGATTACATCCCTCTCCTCTGAGGCAATCTACTGGGCGAGAGGCTTACAAATCCGTCCCGTCACTCGTCTGCTGTTTGGGAGTCTGGCGATGCTGGTGCTGGCGATCGTGATTTCACAAGTTGCATCTCCGGCAGCAGCGTTAGGTCCAGGTGGAGGGGCGATCGTTTGGGCTGAATCTGTTGAAACGACCCCTTACCACCTGCTGGCAGTCTCCTTGCTCCGGGCTGCATTAACGACGGCTGCGGTGGTGGCAGGGGGATGTGGTGGGGTGTTTGTGCCTTTCCTGGCGATCGGGGACTTGGCGGGTCGGGTGTTTGCAGCAGCCTTTGGAGTACCGTCGGATTTGGCGGGGGCGGCTGGATCAGCGGCGGGGATTGCGGGGGGCTACCGGCTACCGTTGACAGCGATGGCGATGGGACTAGGGGTCGGGGGTCCAGCAACCGCCACGCTAACTTGCCTCGCCACCGTTGGGGTCGCCTCCCTTTCTGGATTGATTACCGCACAGGGAGTCAATAAACTCTCCAGTATCCTGCGCTCCTACCATATCCTGCGATAG
- a CDS encoding mechanosensitive ion channel family protein: MQVLLRRFHQLCQRIQIRLIISLILSLLAALLTIALNPGVAQSEISAGNPVDGYPVVLDGTELFRIRQGIPGVVSVRERAGIVNTRLVQIANDESISPDTIRVDEQGGSSVILAGNTVLLTVREIDRDGDLPRRATAARHVQAMRSAITQYRQDRSAQQLVYSMLFTLISTIALIGFLALVQRFVSRLIRRMRAAQKARVLSFRVQNFQLLGSEATGYLLIGLTGLLRLILVLAAFYLYIPFVLSQFPGTRAIGKYLLSGTVERMNQTGAAFVEYLPNLVIIVLIAVFTYYLIQFVKLVITELGRDDAYPWFYPEWIEPTKWLATVLMVVVACIMATPYMPGFNSLAFQGIGLFLGALFTLGSSSAIADGIAGVILIYTRAFRIGDIVQIGEMKGEIVEKSLFVTRILTFRREVITIPNSAVLSSNLVNFNAISRIPGVPKIASRIREDSTGSRDLKEYLLLHTTVTLGYDVPWRTIHAVLIQAAEATPGVISDPSPFVLQTGLNDFNVSYELQVYTDRPELMPQIYSELHQNLQDYCNQAGIEILSPAYAALRDGNHSAIPSQYLSEDYTAPSFQIQDQNHHS, translated from the coding sequence ATGCAAGTCTTGCTTCGGCGGTTTCACCAGCTTTGTCAGCGAATACAGATCCGGTTGATTATCAGCCTTATTCTCAGCCTTTTAGCTGCGCTTTTGACGATCGCCCTCAATCCAGGAGTTGCCCAATCGGAGATTTCAGCCGGAAACCCGGTCGATGGGTATCCCGTTGTTCTGGATGGAACCGAGTTATTTCGCATCAGGCAGGGAATTCCTGGCGTTGTGTCTGTGCGGGAACGGGCGGGCATTGTCAATACTCGCTTAGTTCAAATCGCCAATGATGAATCGATTTCACCGGACACAATCCGCGTTGATGAACAGGGAGGCAGTTCTGTTATTCTGGCAGGCAACACCGTTTTGTTGACTGTGCGAGAGATCGATCGCGACGGTGATCTGCCTCGGCGGGCAACCGCAGCTAGGCATGTTCAGGCGATGCGGTCTGCGATAACACAGTATCGACAAGATCGTAGTGCCCAACAGCTTGTGTATAGTATGTTATTTACCCTTATTAGCACGATCGCCCTGATCGGATTTCTGGCGCTGGTTCAGCGGTTCGTTTCGCGTCTGATTCGCAGGATGAGGGCGGCTCAAAAAGCCAGGGTACTCAGTTTCAGAGTGCAAAATTTTCAGCTTCTTGGCTCTGAAGCAACGGGTTATTTGCTGATAGGTCTAACTGGACTCCTGCGGCTGATCCTGGTTCTCGCTGCTTTTTATCTCTACATTCCCTTTGTCCTCAGTCAGTTTCCGGGAACGCGGGCGATCGGCAAATATCTTCTGAGCGGTACTGTCGAGCGCATGAATCAGACGGGTGCTGCGTTTGTGGAATATCTGCCAAATCTGGTTATTATTGTCCTGATTGCAGTTTTCACCTACTACCTCATTCAGTTCGTTAAACTTGTCATCACCGAACTAGGACGAGATGATGCCTATCCCTGGTTTTATCCCGAATGGATAGAGCCGACAAAGTGGCTGGCAACTGTCCTTATGGTGGTGGTCGCCTGCATTATGGCAACTCCCTATATGCCTGGATTCAACTCACTAGCCTTTCAGGGAATAGGGCTATTTTTGGGTGCGCTGTTTACGCTGGGATCATCCTCTGCAATAGCAGACGGAATCGCAGGCGTCATTTTGATTTACACCAGGGCGTTCCGCATTGGGGATATCGTCCAGATTGGCGAGATGAAAGGTGAGATTGTTGAAAAATCCTTATTTGTCACCCGAATCCTGACCTTTAGGCGGGAAGTGATTACGATTCCCAACTCAGCGGTCTTAAGCAGCAATCTGGTTAACTTCAATGCGATTTCCCGCATCCCTGGAGTTCCTAAAATCGCGTCCAGGATTCGCGAAGACAGCACAGGATCTCGCGACCTCAAGGAATATCTCTTGCTTCACACCACCGTCACGTTGGGATACGATGTTCCCTGGCGCACGATTCATGCAGTCCTGATTCAAGCCGCAGAAGCAACTCCGGGCGTTATTTCCGACCCGTCGCCCTTTGTCCTTCAAACTGGATTGAATGATTTTAACGTGAGCTATGAGCTACAGGTCTATACAGACCGTCCTGAACTGATGCCCCAAATCTATTCAGAACTCCATCAAAACCTTCAGGACTACTGCAATCAAGCAGGCATCGAAATTCTATCTCCCGCCTATGCTGCGCTTCGTGACGGCAATCATTCGGCGATTCCTAGTCAGTATCTTTCGGAAGACTACACTGCTCCTTCATTTCAAATTCAGGATCAGAACCATCATTCCTGA